The following are from one region of the Arthrobacter sp. TMP15 genome:
- a CDS encoding LacI family DNA-binding transcriptional regulator — protein MQLPTTQQSGSAVRPRVTAAMVATRAGVSAATVSLVTSGKTAGRVSAENIAKVDAAVAELGYVVNGLGSSLAKGRSNIVFLVAPDVSNPFYAKVIAGVKEAIGKDFQLLLSVTEAGQTPKPQDVRRLLALRPAGLLIDAPSAEFLTELRASDPMVLLDAAGIESEVPSVNFDVAHGARMLAVHLAEQGHNTVCYLDSSTGTGTFRVRREAFCEEAQLRGIAVVATASTTVDVGTAALAFTSHWPAWSAQGVTALVCATDTQAYGILQEARVAGVAVPESLAVTGFDDLPYSETSNPGLTSVHLPAGEMGSLAGGELLKIISGEDTTGTHLTLEATLVIRGSTRATLHSD, from the coding sequence ATGCAGCTGCCAACAACACAACAGTCCGGCAGTGCCGTGAGGCCACGCGTCACTGCAGCAATGGTCGCCACCCGGGCGGGTGTTTCAGCGGCAACCGTCTCCCTTGTGACAAGCGGCAAGACCGCCGGGCGGGTCTCCGCTGAGAACATCGCCAAGGTTGATGCCGCCGTCGCAGAGTTGGGCTATGTGGTCAATGGGTTGGGCAGTTCTCTGGCCAAAGGTCGCAGCAACATAGTGTTTCTCGTGGCTCCAGATGTCTCCAACCCGTTTTATGCAAAGGTCATTGCGGGTGTCAAGGAAGCCATTGGCAAAGACTTTCAGCTATTGCTCTCCGTTACCGAGGCTGGGCAGACACCGAAACCGCAGGACGTGCGAAGGCTGCTTGCACTGCGACCGGCGGGACTACTCATTGACGCGCCCAGCGCGGAGTTCCTCACAGAGCTGCGGGCCAGCGATCCCATGGTGCTCTTGGACGCTGCCGGGATTGAAAGTGAAGTCCCTTCCGTAAACTTTGATGTGGCCCATGGGGCACGGATGTTGGCGGTGCATTTGGCCGAGCAGGGACATAACACAGTCTGCTATCTGGATAGTTCAACAGGTACTGGGACCTTCCGGGTCCGCCGGGAAGCTTTTTGTGAAGAAGCACAGCTGCGGGGGATTGCTGTTGTCGCCACGGCGTCCACAACCGTCGATGTTGGCACGGCGGCGCTGGCGTTCACCAGTCACTGGCCAGCCTGGTCAGCTCAGGGGGTGACCGCTCTCGTATGTGCCACGGACACTCAGGCTTATGGGATCTTGCAAGAAGCTCGTGTGGCAGGAGTTGCGGTACCGGAATCTTTGGCCGTTACAGGGTTTGATGACTTGCCGTATTCAGAAACATCCAACCCGGGACTCACATCCGTGCACCTGCCCGCCGGGGAAATGGGAAGTTTGGCAGGAGGGGAATTGCTGAAAATAATATCCGGGGAAGATACCACCGGCACACATTTGACTCTAGAAGCCACCCTCGTCATTCGGGGGTCCACACGCGCAACTTTGCACAGTGATTAG
- a CDS encoding nucleoside hydrolase gives MNPEQILSQPVDAAHALTTPRKIILDCDPGHDDAVALLLAHGNPNIELLAVTTVVGNQTLEKVTRNALSVGTIAGITGVPFAAGCDRPLVRSIETAADIHGDSGMDGPAQPESSITLDPRHAVDLIIETIMTHEPGTVTLVPTAGLTNIAMAARKEPRIVQRVKEVVLMGGGYHVGNWSPVAEFNIKIDPEAAHIVFNAGWEVVMVGLDLTHQALATPEVVAAIEAVGTKPAKFVMELMEFFTKTYKDIQGFDYPPVHDPCAVAYVIDPTVMTTHKVPVDIELTGTLTLGMTVADFRAPAPVDCKTSVAVSLDHKKFWNLITDALVRIGEVEL, from the coding sequence GTGAATCCGGAACAAATCCTCAGCCAGCCAGTTGACGCCGCACATGCGCTCACAACACCTCGCAAGATCATTCTGGATTGCGATCCCGGCCATGATGACGCAGTTGCGCTCCTGCTAGCGCACGGCAACCCAAACATTGAACTATTGGCAGTAACAACTGTTGTGGGCAACCAGACCTTGGAAAAAGTAACGCGCAACGCGCTCAGCGTAGGCACAATTGCCGGGATCACAGGAGTGCCGTTTGCCGCCGGCTGCGACCGCCCCTTGGTGCGCAGTATTGAAACCGCCGCCGACATCCATGGAGATTCCGGCATGGACGGACCAGCCCAGCCTGAGTCGAGCATCACTCTTGACCCTCGTCACGCCGTCGACCTCATCATTGAAACCATCATGACGCACGAGCCCGGCACTGTGACCCTTGTCCCCACTGCGGGGCTAACAAACATTGCCATGGCTGCCCGCAAGGAGCCGCGCATTGTTCAGCGCGTGAAGGAAGTTGTCCTCATGGGCGGCGGCTACCACGTGGGCAACTGGTCCCCCGTGGCTGAATTCAACATCAAGATCGATCCCGAAGCTGCCCATATCGTGTTCAACGCCGGGTGGGAAGTAGTGATGGTGGGCCTTGACCTCACGCACCAGGCGCTGGCAACCCCTGAGGTTGTTGCCGCGATCGAGGCAGTGGGCACCAAACCGGCCAAGTTCGTCATGGAATTGATGGAGTTCTTCACCAAAACATACAAGGACATCCAGGGCTTCGACTACCCGCCCGTCCATGACCCTTGCGCCGTCGCCTATGTCATTGACCCCACAGTCATGACAACGCACAAGGTGCCCGTTGACATTGAGCTGACCGGCACCCTGACCCTCGGCATGACAGTAGCTGACTTCCGCGCACCAGCTCCTGTTGACTGCAAAACCTCCGTGGCTGTGAGCCTTGACCACAAAAAGTTCTGGAACCTGATCACAGACGCTCTTGTACGCATTGGCGAGGTTGAACT
- the lysS gene encoding lysine--tRNA ligase yields the protein MLVRMDKRAKLLERGDQAYPVGVARTHTLEEIRAKYPDLEADSATGEIAGVTGRVVFVRNKGKLCFGTLQSGAGTRLQVMLSFANVGEDALVDWKSLVDLGDHVFIKGEVISSRTGELSIMATEWAMASKALRPLPVLHAELSEEMRVRRRYVDLIVRDAAREQVKTRSAIVKAIRDTLHGEEYIELETPILQLVHGGASARPFHTHLNAFDQPMTLRIAIELYLKRAVVGGMDKVFEVGRIFRNEGVDSTHSPEFTMLEAYEAYGDQFTMAATMQRIILAAADATGSRVIETARGQINLDGEWPWLPVYKGLSDAVGVEITPATTAQELRDIAAKQEIGIDSAWDAEKLVTELFGEIVEPTLIQPTFVCDYPPSAQPLARQHREKPDLIEAWDLVIDGRETGTAFSELIDPVVQRNRLTQQSLAAAAGDPEAMQLDEDFLRALEYGAPPMGGLGLGVDRLVMLFTGVGIREAILFPLMKPE from the coding sequence ATGCTCGTCCGCATGGACAAGCGTGCCAAATTGCTTGAGCGAGGTGACCAGGCCTACCCGGTTGGGGTGGCACGAACCCACACGTTAGAAGAAATTCGGGCCAAATACCCGGATTTGGAAGCGGATTCCGCGACAGGCGAGATCGCAGGAGTCACAGGACGCGTTGTTTTTGTGCGGAACAAGGGAAAGCTCTGCTTTGGCACATTGCAGTCAGGCGCGGGAACACGCCTGCAGGTAATGCTCTCTTTTGCCAACGTTGGCGAAGATGCCCTGGTTGACTGGAAGTCACTTGTGGATCTTGGTGACCACGTCTTTATCAAGGGTGAAGTCATCAGCTCCCGCACCGGCGAGCTTTCCATTATGGCCACAGAGTGGGCCATGGCCTCCAAGGCGCTACGGCCGTTGCCGGTGTTGCATGCGGAGCTGTCCGAGGAGATGCGCGTACGCAGGCGCTATGTGGACTTGATTGTCCGTGACGCTGCCCGTGAACAAGTCAAAACGCGCTCCGCTATTGTCAAAGCAATCAGGGACACTCTTCATGGCGAGGAGTACATTGAGCTGGAAACACCCATTTTGCAGCTCGTCCACGGTGGAGCCTCCGCCCGACCGTTCCACACACATCTTAATGCGTTCGACCAACCGATGACGTTGCGTATTGCTATTGAGCTTTACCTTAAACGGGCCGTTGTTGGCGGTATGGACAAAGTCTTTGAAGTTGGCCGAATCTTCCGCAATGAGGGTGTTGATTCCACGCATAGTCCCGAATTCACCATGCTTGAAGCGTATGAAGCGTATGGTGACCAATTCACCATGGCTGCAACCATGCAGCGAATTATTCTTGCCGCAGCAGACGCAACTGGTTCGCGAGTCATTGAAACGGCTCGCGGACAGATTAATCTCGACGGCGAATGGCCTTGGCTTCCTGTCTACAAGGGACTTTCGGATGCTGTTGGAGTTGAAATTACTCCGGCCACCACAGCACAAGAATTACGGGATATTGCAGCCAAGCAGGAAATCGGAATTGATTCGGCCTGGGATGCGGAGAAACTGGTAACCGAACTATTCGGTGAAATTGTTGAGCCAACACTTATTCAACCAACATTTGTTTGCGATTATCCTCCGTCGGCTCAGCCGCTGGCGCGTCAGCACCGTGAAAAGCCTGATCTGATTGAAGCCTGGGATCTTGTTATTGACGGTCGCGAAACGGGAACCGCTTTTTCTGAACTCATTGATCCAGTTGTTCAGCGTAACCGTCTCACACAGCAATCTCTTGCGGCCGCGGCCGGAGATCCTGAGGCAATGCAACTTGATGAAGATTTTTTGCGTGCCTTGGAATACGGCGCCCCGCCCATGGGTGGACTCGGGTTGGGCGTGGACAGACTAGTGATGCTCTTCACGGGTGTTGGAATCCGCGAAGCCATTCTCTTTCCTTTGATGAAACCCGAGTAG
- a CDS encoding Lsr2 family protein, translating into MAQKIHITLVDDIDQSPADENVTFGLDGINYEIDLSAENANSLREALATYVGAGRRVGGRAVRGRGPATATKSSSDVAQIRAWARENGYTVQERGRIQAEIRDAYYAAQG; encoded by the coding sequence ATGGCACAAAAAATTCACATCACACTCGTGGACGATATTGATCAGAGCCCTGCAGATGAAAATGTCACGTTCGGTTTAGACGGAATCAATTACGAGATTGATCTGTCTGCAGAGAATGCGAACTCATTGCGCGAAGCCTTGGCCACGTACGTTGGCGCAGGCCGTCGCGTAGGTGGCAGAGCTGTTCGCGGCCGCGGCCCGGCAACCGCAACAAAGTCCAGCAGCGATGTGGCACAGATTCGCGCCTGGGCGCGTGAGAACGGCTACACAGTGCAAGAACGTGGCCGCATTCAAGCTGAAATTCGCGATGCTTACTACGCGGCGCAGGGCTAA